In Kitasatospora sp. NA04385, a single genomic region encodes these proteins:
- a CDS encoding peptidase, whose product MRTFRTAAAAAAAFTGLLLLAPAPASAASPSASPSASASGTAKPVLNSVGTSFLTATTLASGQDADVPVSTGDYLYWAFPAAEGQTPTVQVKVTLPDAADRHGAQTWTVELFDGLRRRQSCTAGPQNGTAEQSAATLELSCTLRQIRSWAEPWSGDPLPGTYYVRLSTTDIPQTDLGLASTVHVHVATKGGADDAQPEGGSLKDPLVPPVNAGATAAGAAATPAPSASASYAAAPAEEEGHWYSDLFSGWNTRWWWTVAGGVLAALAGVLGYTLTRHPRGHRHHPRHPAPAPVPHQAPPAQPRQDNWQ is encoded by the coding sequence ATGCGCACCTTCCGCACCGCCGCGGCCGCGGCCGCCGCGTTCACCGGCCTGCTCCTGCTGGCCCCGGCGCCGGCCTCCGCCGCGTCCCCGTCCGCCTCGCCGTCCGCGTCGGCGTCCGGCACCGCCAAGCCGGTGCTCAACTCGGTGGGCACCAGCTTCCTGACCGCGACCACCCTGGCCTCCGGCCAGGACGCGGACGTCCCGGTCTCCACCGGTGACTACCTGTACTGGGCGTTCCCCGCCGCCGAGGGCCAGACCCCGACCGTCCAGGTCAAGGTCACCCTGCCGGACGCGGCGGACCGGCACGGCGCGCAGACCTGGACGGTCGAGCTGTTCGACGGCCTGCGCCGCCGGCAGTCCTGCACCGCCGGGCCGCAGAACGGCACCGCCGAGCAGAGCGCGGCCACCCTGGAGCTGAGCTGCACGCTGCGGCAGATCCGCTCCTGGGCCGAGCCCTGGTCCGGCGACCCGCTGCCCGGCACGTACTACGTCCGGCTGTCCACCACGGACATCCCGCAGACCGACCTCGGCCTGGCCTCCACCGTCCACGTGCACGTCGCCACCAAGGGCGGCGCGGACGACGCCCAGCCCGAGGGCGGCTCGCTGAAGGACCCGCTGGTGCCGCCGGTGAACGCCGGTGCGACGGCGGCCGGGGCGGCGGCCACCCCGGCGCCGAGCGCGAGCGCGTCGTACGCCGCCGCGCCCGCCGAGGAGGAGGGCCACTGGTACTCGGACCTCTTCTCCGGCTGGAACACCCGCTGGTGGTGGACGGTCGCCGGCGGCGTCCTGGCCGCCCTCGCCGGTGTCCTCGGCTACACCCTCACCCGGCACCCCCGGGGCCACCGCCACCACCCGCGCCACCCGGCCCCGGCGCCCGTCCCGCACCAGGCGCCGCCGGCCCAGCCGCGGCAGGACAACTGGCAGTAG
- a CDS encoding DUF1269 domain-containing protein, giving the protein MSNLFAIAYPDVATAQKVRDELVGLQKQKLIDLEDVVVVERREDGKIKLHQAVSNTGMGAASGALWGGVIGLLFFMPFLGAAVGGATGAAVGASTDTGVDDNFMRQVGEKLDPGKAAVFALVRSATQDKVIPAVAQFGGELIQTSLSHEEEEHLREIAKAAYPASTL; this is encoded by the coding sequence GTGAGCAACCTGTTCGCGATCGCCTACCCGGATGTCGCCACCGCGCAGAAGGTCCGTGACGAACTGGTCGGCCTGCAGAAGCAGAAGCTGATCGACCTGGAGGACGTCGTGGTGGTCGAGCGCCGCGAGGACGGGAAGATCAAGCTGCACCAGGCGGTCTCCAACACCGGCATGGGCGCCGCCTCGGGCGCGCTGTGGGGCGGCGTGATCGGCCTGCTGTTCTTCATGCCGTTCCTGGGCGCGGCGGTCGGCGGCGCGACCGGCGCGGCGGTCGGCGCCTCCACCGACACCGGCGTCGACGACAACTTCATGCGCCAGGTCGGCGAGAAGCTGGACCCGGGCAAGGCCGCGGTCTTCGCCCTGGTCCGCTCGGCGACGCAGGACAAGGTGATCCCGGCGGTCGCGCAGTTCGGCGGCGAGCTGATCCAGACCTCGCTGAGCCACGAGGAGGAGGAGCACCTGCGGGAGATCGCCAAGGCGGCGTACCCGGCGTCCACGCTCTGA
- a CDS encoding acyltransferase family protein has protein sequence MLAEPPVTRPQTEDAAGGAGGGGREPFFDHVKLLAMVLVVCGHFWEPLVRAPGHRVLHAGYLLVYAFHMPVFVFVSGWFSRSFAARPDQLGRLLGGVLAPYLLWTTLLGAYTAWLDGGTFALDLLTPVWVTWFLLSLFLWRLSAPLWHRLRAPLTTAAAVSLLAGALPLTPQLSIGRTLQLLPFFVAGLTLDRRRVLALRGDRRLRAAAPAVFGAAALAAYWLVPRLDAAWFYRSSSAAGLHAGYPRWLLVSLGINLAGALLGAVFLALVPVRADRSGRWAALGAASMAAFLVHPFLQEALVHAGWYGRGFLPTAAGQAVLTAGAAALALLLCTRPVARPLRPLLAPRLRLLLRG, from the coding sequence GTGCTCGCCGAACCCCCGGTCACCCGACCGCAGACCGAGGACGCCGCGGGCGGCGCGGGGGGCGGGGGACGCGAGCCGTTCTTCGACCACGTGAAGCTGCTGGCGATGGTGCTGGTGGTGTGCGGGCACTTCTGGGAGCCGCTGGTGCGGGCGCCGGGGCACCGGGTGCTGCACGCCGGGTACCTGCTGGTGTACGCGTTCCACATGCCGGTGTTCGTGTTCGTCTCCGGCTGGTTCTCCCGGTCCTTCGCCGCCCGCCCGGACCAGCTCGGCCGGCTGCTGGGCGGCGTCCTGGCGCCCTACCTGCTGTGGACCACCCTGCTGGGGGCCTACACCGCCTGGCTGGACGGCGGGACGTTCGCGCTCGACCTGCTGACCCCGGTCTGGGTGACCTGGTTCCTGCTGTCGCTGTTCCTGTGGCGGCTGAGCGCCCCGCTCTGGCACCGGCTGCGCGCGCCGCTCACCACCGCCGCGGCCGTCTCGCTGCTGGCGGGGGCGCTGCCGCTGACGCCGCAGCTGTCGATCGGGCGGACGCTGCAACTGCTGCCGTTCTTCGTCGCCGGGCTGACCCTGGACCGCCGCCGGGTGCTCGCGCTGCGCGGCGACCGGCGGCTGCGGGCGGCCGCGCCGGCGGTGTTCGGGGCGGCCGCGCTCGCCGCGTACTGGCTGGTGCCGCGGCTGGACGCGGCCTGGTTCTACCGGAGTTCGAGCGCGGCCGGGCTGCACGCCGGCTACCCGCGCTGGCTGCTGGTGTCGCTGGGGATCAACCTGGCGGGGGCGCTGCTGGGCGCGGTGTTCCTGGCGCTGGTGCCGGTGCGGGCCGACCGCTCCGGGCGGTGGGCCGCGCTCGGCGCGGCGAGCATGGCGGCGTTCCTGGTGCACCCGTTCCTCCAGGAGGCGCTGGTGCACGCGGGCTGGTACGGGCGGGGCTTCCTGCCGACCGCGGCCGGGCAGGCGGTGCTGACCGCCGGTGCGGCGGCGCTGGCCCTGCTGCTGTGCACCCGGCCGGTCGCCCGGCCGCTGCGGCCGCTGCTGGCGCCCCGGCTGCGGCTGCTGCTGCGCGGGTAG
- a CDS encoding sensor histidine kinase, with amino-acid sequence MLFVLLPAAAAGCAALAVLVRWPRSRAALPGATGAAAACSLAVTALHPDGAGGPPAGTVGTLEALLLVALVVPTARFAPPRRAVPAVAAAGLAAALWVLRSWSPGMGGTTAGGCAFWSLAAGAAAAGGCWLRSLDGRRAREAREARRRQRLELAADLHDFVAHEVSEMLAQAQAGGYLGESDPAVAVAALRRIEEAGLRALASMDRTVRMLREQAPPAAPGLEELPSLVARFGSANGAPVHLEVDRELPGRVPRELSATAYRVVVEALTNVRRHAPDAPVTVRVEGPSPLLVRVGNGRPGGRARPSGGRRGGIGLAGLAERVAALGGTLSAGPDRDGGWLLTAELPGGAR; translated from the coding sequence GTGCTGTTCGTTCTGCTTCCCGCTGCCGCCGCCGGGTGCGCGGCCCTGGCCGTGCTCGTCCGGTGGCCCCGGTCACGGGCGGCGCTGCCCGGTGCGACCGGTGCGGCGGCGGCGTGCTCGCTGGCGGTGACGGCCCTGCACCCGGACGGCGCGGGCGGCCCGCCGGCGGGGACGGTCGGCACCCTGGAGGCACTGCTGCTGGTGGCGCTGGTCGTGCCGACGGCCCGGTTCGCGCCGCCGCGCCGGGCGGTGCCCGCGGTGGCCGCCGCGGGCCTGGCGGCTGCCCTGTGGGTGCTGCGCAGCTGGTCGCCGGGGATGGGCGGGACGACGGCGGGCGGCTGCGCGTTCTGGTCGCTGGCGGCGGGGGCGGCCGCGGCGGGCGGCTGCTGGCTGCGGTCGCTGGACGGGCGGCGGGCCCGGGAGGCTCGGGAGGCGCGCCGCCGCCAGCGCCTCGAACTGGCCGCGGACCTGCACGACTTCGTGGCGCACGAGGTCAGCGAGATGCTGGCGCAGGCGCAGGCGGGCGGCTACCTCGGGGAGTCGGACCCGGCGGTCGCGGTGGCGGCGCTGCGGCGGATCGAGGAGGCGGGCCTGCGGGCGCTGGCCTCGATGGACCGGACGGTGCGGATGCTCCGCGAACAGGCCCCGCCGGCCGCCCCCGGTCTGGAGGAACTGCCGTCCCTGGTGGCCAGGTTCGGATCGGCGAACGGTGCGCCGGTGCACCTGGAGGTGGACCGGGAGCTGCCCGGCCGGGTGCCCCGGGAGCTGTCGGCGACGGCGTACCGGGTAGTGGTGGAGGCGCTCACCAACGTCCGCCGGCACGCCCCGGACGCACCGGTGACGGTCCGTGTCGAGGGCCCGTCGCCGCTGTTGGTGCGGGTGGGCAACGGCCGCCCCGGCGGCCGGGCCCGGCCGTCCGGCGGCCGCCGGGGCGGGATCGGGCTGGCGGGCCTGGCGGAGCGGGTGGCGGCGCTCGGCGGCACCCTGTCGGCGGGGCCGGACCGGGACGGCGGCTGGCTGCTGACCGCCGAACTGCCGGGCGGCGCGCGGTGA
- a CDS encoding ATP-binding cassette domain-containing protein: MTVRLAGVGKRYGRGGRWILRDVALTLRPGGTVRIEGANGTGKSTLLKVLAGVERADLGTVEVSGSRAYVPERFPPALPFAARDYLRHLARVRGLTAEQGRRRADYWLERFGIAGYADTPIGRLSKGTCQKVAVAQALLAEADLLLLDEAWTGLDRAARGELDAAVAERAAAGGLVVFVDHDPARLAGLTTAGHLVRDGALHAVPLPAADRDGPRAVIVVRAERLPAHLPGDPERRPLADGSTRLEVAAPYSDVLLRRLLDATPAVHVHRVASPAEPGGPAEPGWPGWPGGPGAPGAPEAPEGVRP; this comes from the coding sequence ATGACGGTGCGTCTGGCCGGGGTCGGCAAGCGCTACGGGCGCGGCGGCCGGTGGATCCTCCGGGACGTCGCCCTGACGCTCCGGCCGGGCGGGACCGTCCGGATCGAGGGCGCCAACGGCACCGGGAAATCCACCCTGTTGAAGGTCCTGGCGGGCGTCGAGCGGGCCGACCTGGGCACCGTCGAGGTCTCCGGCAGCCGGGCCTACGTGCCCGAACGCTTCCCGCCCGCACTGCCGTTCGCCGCCCGCGACTACCTGCGCCACCTGGCCCGGGTCCGCGGCCTCACCGCCGAGCAGGGCCGCCGCCGCGCCGATTACTGGCTCGAACGCTTCGGCATCGCCGGGTACGCGGACACCCCGATCGGCCGGCTCTCCAAGGGCACCTGCCAGAAGGTCGCGGTCGCCCAGGCCCTGCTGGCCGAGGCGGACCTGCTGCTGCTGGACGAGGCCTGGACCGGGCTCGACCGGGCGGCCCGCGGCGAACTCGACGCGGCGGTCGCCGAACGAGCCGCCGCCGGCGGCCTGGTGGTGTTCGTCGACCACGACCCGGCCCGGCTGGCCGGCCTCACCACCGCCGGACACCTCGTCAGGGACGGCGCCCTGCACGCCGTCCCGCTCCCCGCGGCGGACCGGGACGGCCCCCGCGCGGTGATCGTGGTCCGCGCCGAGCGCCTCCCCGCGCACCTGCCCGGCGACCCCGAGCGCAGGCCGCTCGCCGACGGCTCCACCCGCCTGGAGGTGGCCGCCCCGTACTCGGACGTGCTGCTGCGCCGGCTCCTCGACGCGACGCCCGCCGTGCACGTCCACCGGGTGGCCTCCCCCGCAGAGCCCGGCGGGCCCGCAGAGCCCGGCTGGCCCGGCTGGCCCGGCGGGCCCGGAGCACCCGGAGCACCCGAAGCGCCCGAAGGAGTCCGGCCGTGA
- a CDS encoding FtsW/RodA/SpoVE family cell cycle protein — MPRARRAGTGRWTELVLVLAAVGLAVFGYVEVGVNLDGKAPPDAAQYGGALGVLALLAHAAVRWRARWADPLLLPIAVLLNGIGLVVIYRLDRNTPNSEAAPTQLLWSTLGVGLFIAVLLLLRDHRRLQRYAYVGAFVALVLLVLPVFFPPVYGSRIWITLGPLSFQPGEFAKVLLAVFFAAYLAAHRDALALTGRKVLWFQLPLGRVLGPVLLIWAAFVGVLVLETDLGTSLLFFGLFVVMLYVATARTGWIVIGLLLSALAAVGVGWLSPHVHSRVTEWLHPLASIDAGQGANQIAQSLFAFAWGGQLGTGLGLGHSALIGFATKSDFILATVGEELGLTGLFAVFLLYALLVSRGFKTGIALRDPFGRLLAIGLAALVAIQVFVVAGGVLDLIPLTGMTLPFIAQGGSSVVTNWVIVALLVRMSDLARRPAPEEDA, encoded by the coding sequence GTGCCCCGTGCGCGGCGGGCCGGCACCGGGCGCTGGACCGAACTGGTGCTGGTGCTGGCCGCGGTGGGCCTGGCGGTGTTCGGCTACGTCGAGGTCGGCGTCAACCTCGACGGCAAGGCCCCGCCGGACGCCGCCCAGTACGGCGGGGCGCTGGGCGTGCTCGCCCTGCTGGCGCACGCCGCGGTGCGCTGGCGGGCCCGGTGGGCGGACCCGCTGCTGCTGCCGATCGCGGTGCTGCTGAACGGCATCGGCCTGGTCGTCATCTACCGGCTGGACCGCAACACCCCGAACAGCGAGGCCGCGCCCACCCAACTGCTCTGGTCCACCCTCGGCGTGGGCCTGTTCATCGCGGTGCTGCTCCTGCTGCGCGACCACCGCCGGCTCCAGCGCTACGCGTACGTCGGGGCGTTCGTCGCGCTCGTCCTGCTGGTGCTGCCGGTGTTCTTCCCGCCGGTGTACGGCTCGCGGATCTGGATCACGCTGGGCCCGCTGTCCTTCCAGCCCGGCGAGTTCGCCAAGGTCCTGCTGGCGGTCTTCTTCGCCGCCTACCTGGCCGCGCACCGGGACGCGCTGGCGCTCACCGGCCGCAAGGTGCTCTGGTTCCAGCTGCCGCTGGGCCGGGTGCTCGGACCGGTGCTGCTGATCTGGGCCGCGTTCGTCGGCGTGCTGGTGCTGGAGACCGACCTCGGCACCTCGCTGCTGTTCTTCGGCCTGTTCGTGGTGATGCTGTACGTCGCCACCGCCCGCACCGGCTGGATCGTGATCGGGCTGCTGCTGTCCGCGCTGGCCGCCGTCGGCGTGGGCTGGCTGTCGCCGCACGTGCACAGCCGGGTCACCGAGTGGCTGCACCCGCTGGCCTCGATCGACGCCGGGCAGGGCGCCAACCAGATCGCCCAGTCGCTGTTCGCGTTCGCCTGGGGCGGCCAGCTCGGCACCGGCCTGGGCCTGGGCCACTCCGCGCTGATCGGCTTCGCCACCAAGTCGGACTTCATCCTGGCCACCGTCGGCGAGGAGCTCGGACTGACCGGCCTGTTCGCGGTCTTCCTGCTGTACGCCCTGCTGGTCTCCCGCGGCTTCAAGACCGGCATCGCGCTGCGCGACCCGTTCGGGCGGCTGCTCGCCATCGGCCTGGCCGCGCTGGTCGCCATCCAGGTGTTCGTGGTCGCCGGCGGCGTCCTCGACCTGATCCCGCTGACCGGCATGACACTGCCGTTCATCGCCCAGGGCGGCTCGTCCGTGGTCACCAACTGGGTCATCGTGGCGCTGCTGGTGCGGATGAGCGACCTCGCCCGGCGGCCCGCCCCCGAGGAGGACGCGTGA
- a CDS encoding response regulator transcription factor, which yields MIRVLLADDQESIRSAFRMILDAQPDITVVGEAADGATALELARHLRPDVVLADVRMPRLDGLELTRRLTAEPGPAPIRVVVVTVFDLDEYVHAALRGGASGFLLKRSGPALLVEAVRAATAGDTLISPQVTVRLLRELARPPVGPAAHPLTDRETEVVRLAARGRTNAEIAAELFLAPGTVKNHLAAVQQKLGVRNRVAVAAWAWEHGLCRPAD from the coding sequence GTGATCCGGGTCCTGCTGGCGGACGACCAGGAGAGCATCCGCAGCGCGTTCCGGATGATCCTGGACGCCCAGCCCGACATCACCGTGGTCGGCGAGGCCGCCGACGGCGCGACCGCCCTGGAACTGGCCCGGCACCTGCGGCCGGACGTGGTGCTCGCCGACGTCCGGATGCCCCGGCTGGACGGCCTGGAGCTGACCAGGCGGCTGACCGCCGAGCCGGGGCCGGCCCCGATCCGGGTGGTCGTGGTGACGGTGTTCGACCTGGACGAGTACGTGCACGCGGCGCTGCGCGGCGGCGCGTCCGGGTTCCTGCTGAAGCGATCGGGCCCGGCCCTGCTGGTGGAGGCGGTGCGGGCGGCGACGGCGGGCGACACCCTGATCAGCCCGCAGGTGACCGTCCGGTTGCTGCGCGAGCTGGCCCGCCCTCCGGTCGGCCCGGCGGCGCACCCGCTGACGGACCGGGAGACCGAGGTGGTCCGGCTGGCCGCCCGGGGCCGGACCAACGCGGAGATCGCCGCCGAGCTGTTCCTCGCCCCGGGCACCGTCAAGAACCACCTGGCGGCGGTGCAGCAGAAGCTCGGCGTCCGCAACCGGGTCGCGGTCGCCGCCTGGGCCTGGGAGCACGGCCTGTGCCGCCCCGCGGACTGA
- a CDS encoding terpene synthase family protein has translation MAQPFELPDFYVPYPARINPHYEEARVHTKDWARGFGMLEGSGVWEEHDLDSHDYALLCSYTHPDCDSEALNLVTDWYTWVFFFDDHFLETFKRTLDREGGKAYLDRLPAFMPMDLADGYPEATNPVEAGLADLWQRTVPHMSADWRARFAESTRNLLNESLWELSNINEGRVANPVEYIEMRRKVGGAPWSAGLVEYAAGAEVPEAVAHSRPLRVLRDAFSDGVHLRNDLFSYEREIGEEGELSNGVLVLETFLGCSTQQAADAVNDLLTSRLQQFENTALTELAPLVVEHALDPGEVARVLAYVKGLQDWQSGGHEWHLRSSRYMNGGGAAAPALGPRGLGTSAADLRLAAGVRGLRSFVHAPYRKVGSVPSPVLPMPYPLSLSPHLDGSREYVVRWAREFGLLDPEPGVPASDVWDERKLRDYDFALCAAGIDPDATPAELDLSSAWLTWGTYADDYYPAVFGRPRDLTGAKAANERLHALMTLDGSLPFEPRNALEAGLADLWRRTTAPFDRGARAAFRKAVGDMLDSWLWELANTAQNRIPDPVDYIEMRRATFGSDLTMGLARIGRGGVLPEEVYASGTLRAIENSAADYGCLVNDLHSYRKEVEFEGEFHNLVRVVENFFSCERAVAVDIVTDLAVSRLSQFAHVVEGELPLLKQDFAIEGEAEQALDGYVRELEDWMAAVLNWHQRCVRYTDGALRRHFAPSTAVPAELGTSAMRILETIGR, from the coding sequence GTGGCTCAGCCGTTCGAACTGCCGGACTTCTACGTGCCGTACCCGGCCCGGATCAACCCGCACTACGAGGAGGCCCGGGTCCACACCAAGGACTGGGCGCGCGGCTTCGGCATGCTGGAGGGCTCGGGCGTCTGGGAGGAGCACGACCTCGACTCGCACGACTACGCGCTGCTCTGCTCCTACACCCACCCGGACTGCGACAGCGAGGCGCTGAACCTCGTCACGGACTGGTACACCTGGGTCTTCTTCTTCGACGACCACTTCCTGGAGACCTTCAAGCGCACCCTCGACCGCGAGGGCGGCAAGGCCTACCTGGACCGGCTGCCCGCGTTCATGCCGATGGACCTCGCGGACGGCTACCCCGAGGCCACCAACCCGGTCGAGGCCGGCCTGGCCGACCTGTGGCAGCGCACCGTCCCGCACATGTCGGCCGACTGGCGGGCCAGGTTCGCCGAGTCGACCAGGAACCTGCTGAACGAGTCGCTCTGGGAGCTGTCGAACATCAACGAGGGCCGGGTCGCCAACCCGGTCGAGTACATCGAGATGCGCCGCAAGGTCGGCGGCGCCCCCTGGTCCGCCGGGCTGGTGGAGTACGCGGCCGGCGCCGAGGTGCCCGAGGCGGTGGCGCACTCCCGCCCGCTGCGCGTCCTGCGGGACGCCTTCTCGGACGGCGTGCACCTGCGCAACGACCTGTTCTCGTACGAGCGCGAGATCGGCGAGGAGGGCGAACTCTCCAACGGCGTCCTGGTGCTGGAGACCTTCCTCGGCTGCTCCACCCAGCAGGCCGCGGACGCCGTCAACGACCTGCTCACCTCCCGGCTCCAGCAGTTCGAGAACACCGCGCTCACCGAACTCGCCCCGCTGGTGGTCGAGCACGCGCTCGACCCGGGGGAGGTCGCCCGGGTCCTGGCCTACGTCAAGGGCCTGCAGGACTGGCAGTCCGGCGGCCACGAGTGGCACCTGCGCTCCAGCCGGTACATGAACGGCGGCGGCGCGGCCGCCCCCGCGCTCGGCCCCCGGGGCCTGGGCACCTCCGCCGCCGACCTCCGGCTCGCGGCGGGCGTCCGCGGCCTGCGCAGCTTCGTCCACGCCCCGTACCGCAAGGTCGGTTCCGTGCCGTCGCCCGTCCTCCCGATGCCGTACCCCCTCTCGCTCAGCCCGCACCTGGACGGCTCCCGGGAGTACGTGGTCCGCTGGGCCCGCGAGTTCGGCCTGCTCGACCCGGAGCCCGGCGTCCCCGCGTCCGACGTCTGGGACGAGCGCAAGCTCCGCGACTACGACTTCGCGCTGTGCGCCGCGGGCATCGACCCCGACGCCACCCCCGCCGAGCTCGACCTCTCCTCCGCCTGGCTGACCTGGGGCACCTACGCCGACGACTACTACCCCGCCGTCTTCGGCCGCCCCCGGGACCTGACCGGCGCGAAGGCCGCCAACGAGCGGCTGCACGCGCTGATGACGCTGGACGGCAGCCTGCCGTTCGAGCCGCGCAACGCCCTGGAGGCGGGCCTCGCCGACCTCTGGCGGCGCACCACCGCCCCGTTCGACCGGGGCGCCCGGGCCGCGTTCCGCAAGGCCGTCGGCGACATGCTCGACAGCTGGCTCTGGGAGCTCGCCAACACCGCCCAGAACCGCATCCCCGACCCGGTCGACTACATCGAGATGCGCCGGGCCACCTTCGGCTCCGACCTGACGATGGGCCTGGCCCGGATCGGCCGCGGCGGGGTGCTCCCCGAGGAGGTCTACGCGAGCGGCACCCTGCGGGCGATCGAGAACTCCGCCGCGGACTACGGCTGCCTGGTCAACGACCTGCACTCGTACCGCAAGGAGGTCGAGTTCGAGGGCGAGTTCCACAACCTGGTCCGGGTGGTGGAGAACTTCTTCTCCTGCGAGCGCGCCGTCGCCGTCGACATCGTGACCGACCTGGCGGTCTCCCGGCTCAGCCAGTTCGCGCACGTGGTCGAGGGCGAACTCCCGCTCCTCAAGCAGGACTTCGCCATCGAGGGAGAGGCCGAGCAGGCCCTCGACGGGTACGTCCGCGAGCTGGAGGACTGGATGGCCGCCGTCCTCAACTGGCACCAGCGGTGCGTCCGGTATACGGACGGCGCGCTGCGGCGGCACTTCGCCCCGAGCACCGCCGTCCCGGCCGAACTGGGCACGTCGGCGATGCGGATCCTGGAGACCATCGGCCGCTGA
- a CDS encoding ABC transporter, with translation MTLRALTRYHLELLVRSQRWLAPALTYAVVLGLGLSGGDDVAGAAAFSAGLLVPVTGWLVRAAVGSEPPQSRACLVAAAGWPRTHLAALLAALLTGLGLGAAGLAAVLALGSGGSGAAVAGGALATAVCALSGAAVGAVCNRPVLTGAYAVPLGLGGAVAVLLLPGSPANAVVRALVLARGGPRPCRGGRSRPRRPWRRGAAGRRWRSRSGTATERGRTGRKRTHRPRSD, from the coding sequence GTGACGCTGCGCGCCCTGACGCGGTACCACCTGGAACTGCTGGTGCGTTCGCAGCGCTGGCTCGCGCCCGCCCTGACGTACGCGGTGGTGCTGGGCCTCGGCCTGTCGGGCGGGGACGACGTGGCGGGGGCGGCCGCCTTCTCGGCGGGGCTGCTGGTGCCGGTGACGGGCTGGCTGGTGCGTGCGGCGGTGGGGTCGGAGCCCCCGCAGTCCCGGGCCTGCCTGGTCGCGGCGGCCGGGTGGCCGCGCACGCACCTGGCCGCGCTGCTGGCGGCGCTGCTCACCGGGCTGGGCCTGGGCGCGGCGGGGCTGGCCGCGGTGCTGGCGCTGGGCAGCGGCGGGTCGGGCGCGGCGGTCGCCGGGGGCGCGCTGGCCACGGCGGTGTGCGCGCTGTCGGGGGCGGCGGTGGGCGCGGTGTGCAACCGCCCGGTGCTGACGGGGGCGTACGCGGTGCCGCTGGGCCTGGGCGGGGCGGTGGCGGTGCTGCTGCTGCCGGGCTCGCCCGCGAACGCGGTGGTGCGGGCGCTGGTGCTGGCGCGCGGCGGGCCCCGGCCGTGCCGTGGTGGACGCTCCCGGCCGCGGCGGCCCTGGCGGCGGGGTGCTGCTGGGCGGCGGTGGCGGTCGCGGTCCGGCACGGCGACTGAGCGCGGCCGCACCGGCAGGAAACGGACACACCGTCCTCGATCGGATTAA
- a CDS encoding VWA domain-containing protein — protein MITATTPRRTARAAALLGALTIVVATGLGAFPAQADEPGAPPAATEAPKVDLILDGSGSMRTTDIQGKSRMEVAQQSINEVIDALPGETEFGIRTLGATYPGNDQKEGCKDTQQLYPVGRTNKTEAKTAVATVRPTGWTPIGIALRAAAQDLGTGPTTRRIVLITDGEDTCAPPDPCDVARELASQGIHLVIDTLGLAHDDKTRQQLLCIANATGGTFTDVRSQEQLTKRVKQLVERAQDTHAVAPAKVAGADRCADAPILTPGVYTDREKFSEHRVYRVPVKAGEELRASVSVTPDRAVARDYGVLLQATDTTGQELVRGSDAGSGRTDVASTGVRWSASEDDSDAASASPSKGSGSTAATARTVCLVVSNSFAPQAAVQADPGLPLELTVDVAAASPAPDGPAMGLGRGWILLGVLTLAGLLAGLIFGWLARWRIAVWREN, from the coding sequence GTGATCACAGCCACCACACCACGACGGACGGCCCGCGCGGCCGCCCTGCTCGGGGCCCTGACGATAGTCGTGGCCACCGGGCTGGGCGCCTTCCCCGCGCAGGCCGACGAGCCCGGGGCGCCGCCCGCCGCGACCGAGGCCCCCAAGGTCGACCTGATCCTGGACGGTTCGGGGTCGATGCGCACCACCGACATCCAGGGCAAGAGCCGGATGGAGGTCGCCCAGCAGTCGATCAACGAGGTGATCGACGCGCTGCCCGGGGAGACCGAGTTCGGCATCCGCACCCTCGGCGCGACCTACCCGGGCAACGACCAGAAGGAGGGCTGCAAGGACACCCAGCAGCTCTACCCCGTCGGCCGGACGAACAAGACGGAGGCCAAGACGGCCGTCGCCACCGTCCGTCCGACCGGCTGGACCCCGATCGGGATCGCGCTGCGCGCCGCCGCCCAGGACCTGGGCACCGGCCCGACCACCCGCCGGATCGTGCTGATCACCGACGGCGAGGACACCTGCGCCCCGCCGGATCCGTGCGACGTGGCCCGCGAACTGGCCAGCCAGGGCATCCACCTGGTGATCGACACCCTCGGCCTGGCGCACGACGACAAGACCCGGCAGCAGCTGCTCTGCATCGCCAACGCGACCGGCGGCACGTTCACCGACGTGCGCAGCCAGGAGCAGCTGACCAAGCGCGTCAAGCAGTTGGTCGAGCGCGCCCAGGACACCCACGCCGTCGCCCCGGCGAAGGTGGCCGGCGCCGACCGGTGCGCGGACGCCCCGATCCTGACGCCCGGCGTCTACACCGACCGGGAGAAGTTCTCCGAGCACCGGGTGTACCGGGTGCCGGTGAAGGCGGGCGAGGAGCTGCGCGCCTCGGTCAGCGTCACCCCGGACCGGGCCGTCGCCCGCGACTACGGGGTGCTGCTGCAGGCCACCGACACCACCGGCCAGGAGCTGGTGCGCGGCAGCGACGCCGGGTCGGGCCGCACCGACGTGGCGTCGACCGGCGTGCGCTGGTCCGCGTCCGAGGACGACTCCGACGCGGCCTCCGCCTCCCCGTCGAAGGGCTCGGGCTCCACGGCCGCCACCGCCCGGACGGTGTGCCTGGTGGTCAGCAACTCCTTCGCCCCGCAGGCGGCCGTGCAGGCCGACCCGGGCCTGCCGCTGGAGCTGACGGTGGACGTCGCCGCGGCCTCCCCGGCCCCGGACGGCCCCGCGATGGGCCTGGGCCGCGGCTGGATCCTGCTCGGTGTCCTGACCCTGGCCGGCCTGCTGGCCGGTCTGATCTTCGGCTGGCTGGCACGCTGGCGGATCGCCGTCTGGCGGGAGAACTGA